Proteins from a single region of Mycoplasma leachii PG50:
- a CDS encoding class II fructose-bisphosphate aldolase has translation MKASLKDQLLKARQNHYAIGAFNFDNLEMLKAIVEAAEESNSPIIAMITESAAKYIGKEIVIASANAIISNTKVPIVLHWDHGYDLNLIKWACDNGFSSVMLDASLDDFNTNVNKTLEIVNYAKSKNVEVESEIGHVGGKEDDTDSNKNKYTSVDEAIKFVNLTQIDALAIAVGTSHGIFKTAPNLNFDRIKEIRDSINTPLVLHGSSGLSDTDLKKAINSGICKINIGTDLKLVYANSLKQWFKENPTSYDARKFGRFAIDQMKKVIKQKLEVLGSINKA, from the coding sequence ATGAAAGCTAGTTTAAAAGATCAATTATTAAAAGCTAGACAAAATCATTATGCAATTGGTGCTTTTAATTTTGATAATCTTGAAATGTTAAAAGCAATAGTTGAAGCTGCTGAAGAATCAAATTCGCCAATAATTGCAATGATAACAGAATCTGCTGCTAAATATATAGGAAAAGAAATAGTCATAGCTAGTGCTAATGCAATTATTAGTAATACTAAAGTTCCTATAGTTTTACATTGAGATCATGGTTATGATCTTAATCTAATTAAGTGAGCTTGTGATAATGGGTTTTCATCAGTAATGTTAGATGCTTCATTAGATGATTTTAATACTAATGTAAATAAGACCTTAGAAATAGTTAACTATGCAAAATCAAAAAATGTAGAAGTTGAATCTGAAATTGGTCATGTTGGTGGTAAAGAAGATGATACAGATTCAAATAAAAATAAATATACTAGTGTTGATGAAGCTATTAAATTTGTTAATTTAACTCAAATTGATGCTTTAGCTATAGCAGTTGGAACAAGTCATGGAATTTTTAAAACTGCACCTAATTTAAACTTTGATCGTATTAAAGAAATTAGAGATTCAATAAATACTCCTTTAGTATTACATGGTTCAAGTGGACTTAGTGATACTGATTTAAAAAAAGCAATTAATTCTGGTATTTGTAAAATAAATATTGGAACTGATTTAAAACTAGTTTATGCAAATAGTTTAAAACAATGATTTAAAGAAAATCCAACTAGTTACGATGCTAGAAAATTTGGTCGTTTTGCAATTGATCAAATGAAAAAAGTAATTAAACAAAAACTAGAAGTTCTAGGTTCAATTAATAAAGCTTAA
- a CDS encoding DeoR/GlpR family DNA-binding transcription regulator, which translates to MLKDQRRQKILEIVNEKDFVTNKQLAKLLSSTIQTIISDISELDKEKKLYKVYGGAKSANSLAKRYELFDEEKQHINIDIKDLIAQKASEYVSNGDLIFLDTGTTTKQMIKYLINKKIIVVTNGYSIALELVEQDIEVILLGGSINPSTHSTIGELALKNLDNFYFDKVFIGMNNLSSQHFYTTNIKEALIKEKAIKNSDKSFILMDSSKFGSKNVIKVDVLKETILISDKDTDEYKGLIINLE; encoded by the coding sequence ATGTTAAAAGATCAAAGAAGACAAAAAATTCTTGAAATAGTAAATGAAAAAGATTTTGTTACTAATAAACAGTTAGCAAAATTATTGTCTTCTACTATTCAAACTATTATTAGCGATATTTCTGAACTAGATAAAGAAAAAAAACTTTACAAAGTTTATGGTGGAGCAAAATCTGCAAATTCACTAGCAAAGCGTTATGAGTTATTTGATGAAGAAAAACAACATATAAATATAGATATAAAAGATCTTATTGCACAAAAAGCTAGTGAATATGTTAGTAATGGTGATCTGATCTTTTTAGATACTGGAACAACAACAAAGCAAATGATCAAATACTTAATTAATAAAAAAATAATTGTTGTTACTAATGGATATTCAATAGCTTTAGAGTTAGTTGAACAAGACATAGAAGTAATTTTATTAGGTGGATCAATTAACCCATCTACACATTCAACAATTGGTGAACTTGCTCTGAAAAATTTAGATAATTTTTATTTTGATAAGGTTTTTATAGGAATGAATAATTTATCATCACAACATTTTTACACAACAAATATTAAAGAAGCATTAATAAAAGAAAAAGCTATTAAAAATTCTGATAAATCTTTTATATTAATGGATTCTTCTAAATTTGGTTCTAAAAATGTAATTAAAGTAGATGTTTTAAAAGAAACTATTTTAATAAGTGATAAAGATACAGATGAATATAAAGGACTAATTATAAACCTTGAATAA